In the Euphorbia lathyris chromosome 5, ddEupLath1.1, whole genome shotgun sequence genome, one interval contains:
- the LOC136228578 gene encoding haloacid dehalogenase-like hydrolase domain-containing protein At4g39970, which produces MASMLLSHYSTLSPSSISPSTFTFLSNSQSLSFGIRKSFNQRRTRQSLSASASSASLEALIFDCDGVILESEHLHRQAYNDAFAHFNVRCSPHPLTWDPDFYDQLQNTIGGGKPKMRWYFKEHGWPSSTLFETPPEDDESRAKLIDTLQDWKTERYKEIIKSGTVEPRPGVLRLMDEAKAAGRKLAVCSAATKSSVILCLENLIGIERFQDLDCFLAGDDVKEKKPDPSIYIAAAKKLGISERDCVVVEDSVIGLQAATKAGMSCVISYTPSTANQDFSDAIATYPDLSNVSLKDLELLLQTVVAAS; this is translated from the exons ATGGCGTCTATGCTACTCTCTCACTACTCCACTCTCTCTCCATCCTCAATTTCTCCCTCCACTTTCACTTTCCTATCTAACTCCCAATCTCTCTCTTTCGGAATCAGAAAGTCCTTTAATCAGAGACGAACCCGCCAATCACTCTCTGCCTCTGCTTCTTCCGCCTCCCTTGAGGCTCTAATCTTCGATTGCGATGGAGTCATACTGGAATCCGAGCACCTCCACCGCCAAGCCTACAATGATGCTTTTGCTCATTTCAATGTCCGTTGCTCTCCCCACCCTCTTACTTGGGACCCCGATTTCTACGATCAGCTTCAGAACACTATCGGTGGCGGAAAACCCAAAATGCGATG GTACTTTAAAGAGCATGGTTGGCCTTCTTCCACATTATTCGAGACGCCTCCGGAGGACGATGAGAGCCGCGCCAAGTTAATCGATACCCTTCAG GACTGGAAAACTGAAAGAtacaaagaaatcatcaaatctGGAACT GTGGAACCTCGACCTGGAGTCTTGCGATTAATGGATGAGGCTAAGGCTGCT GGAAGAAAGTTAGCAGTTTGCTCTGCAGCAACTAAAAGTTCAGTTATTCTCTGTCTTGAGAACCTTATAGGAATT GAGCGTTTCCAAGATCTTGATTGCTTCCTTGCAG GTGATGATGTGAAGGAAAAGAAGCCAGATCCATCAATTTACATAGCAGCTGCAAAG AAGCTAGGCATATCAGAAAGAGATTGTGTGGTAGTGGAGGACAGTGTCATTGGTCTACAG GCTGCAACAAAAGCTGGAATGTCATGTGTGATTAGTTACACACCTTCAACAGCCAACCAA GATTTTAGTGATGCCATAGCAACTTACCCTGATCTGAGCAATGTGAG TTTAAAGGACTTGGAGTTATTGCTTCAAACTGTTGTTGCTGCCAGTTAG